A window of the Calditrichota bacterium genome harbors these coding sequences:
- a CDS encoding ABC-F family ATP-binding cassette domain-containing protein, whose amino-acid sequence MSLLRINNLTMEFGGQRLMTGLNAELNAGDHIGLVGPNGTGKTTLLRVIMRELEPAGGHIAVLPGLRIGYLPQQVDYPAGMTAREVVSGGLGALQGLA is encoded by the coding sequence ATGTCCCTTCTACGGATCAACAACCTCACCATGGAGTTCGGCGGGCAGCGGTTGATGACCGGGCTGAATGCCGAACTGAACGCCGGCGACCACATCGGCCTCGTAGGCCCGAACGGCACCGGCAAGACGACACTCCTGCGGGTTATCATGCGCGAACTGGAGCCTGCCGGCGGACATATCGCCGTGCTGCCGGGTTTGCGCATCGGCTACCTCCCACAACAGGTCGATTATCCGGCTGGAATGACCGCGCGTGAAGTTGTTAGCGGTGGGCTTGGTGCGCTGCAAGGACTCGCAA